In Capsicum annuum cultivar UCD-10X-F1 chromosome 8, UCD10Xv1.1, whole genome shotgun sequence, the genomic window TTGGCCGGCGAGGTGACACGTGGAAGTCAATGCTGAGTCAACATGGTTGCATAGGTGGCTTTAGTGCGGCCACCTCAACAAACCATACGAGCCGAAAGCTCATATCCACAATCTATAAGAATAAGTCTTAGTGCTAAAGACTGCAAAACCTACAAAATATAATattcctattattattgttgtggttgtttgttgtattattattattattattattattattattattatgaaaaatcccaattaagagacttttgtgagcaatttggtatggataaacccttcGTACGAAAACCCTAAACATATTCTAAGTCTTCTAAaccctatagaaataaacgttccAGGCATAGAAGCAAGGAAGAACGTGAAGCTAGAAAATCCTTCCGTAAGTCTACCAGATTCACAAAAAATCGATCAAAAAGAgatttagccaaaattaaatgctataagtgtaaccAGTNNNNNNNNNNNNNNNNNNNNNNNNNNNNNNNNNNNNNNNNNNNNNNNNNNNNNNNNNNNNNNNNNNNNNNNNNNNNNNNNNNNNNNNNNNNNNNNNNNNNgaaagagaaattatatgggtagggtcggaatgatggcacggcccaactggaaaatagaaattatatgggtatgGTTGGAATGACTGCATGACcctactaaaaaagaaaaataatatgggtagagtcggaatgatggcacgaccctatgCAAATCAGATTTGAAGAGTCATTGAGAGATGCACGGAACTATGCAAATCAAATCTGAGAGTCACTAGTAAGACGCACGATGCTATGTAACTCAGATAAGAGAAAGTAGTCCAAAAAGATGTACGATACTACGCAAATTAGATATGATAAAGTAGTGATCGGAAAGATGTACGGTGCTACACAAATCAGATATGAGGAAGTAATCACCAGAAAGATGCATAGTGCTATGTAAATTAGATATGAGAAGCCACCGGAAAGAAGTAAGGTGCTCAACTTTTGCAAACATATCATTTGGCCAGATGGGCGCTCTTTGATTCTCTACCAAGATCGTAGAGGCTCTGATACCACGTGTgggaaaaatattattgaattgttgtgaCTCCATTATTACactgagaccctatttataaACACTAAATTTtaatccttttccaaataggacactacattacaatccttttccaaggagGATTATGTATGCTAtttctattcctactcatattctaacaaaaTTGAAGACATTATTAAGATGTCCTTATATCTTCCTTGGCTAAATGTTTCTTTGTGGCATTTGTGTATCAAGGGTAGACCAATGTGCATAATCTGATTGATGAGTTGGAAGATGATATGCAATATTGACTTGTGTCATTGGGCAAGGGAGCTCATCTTGAAGCTCTTCCTCACCCTCGCTTCCTCTCTCTCACTCTGTAAAAGTAAACAGCATGGTGTTTCTGTATCTATTTGTATGTCGATATAAATGGACCAATGTTTTTCATGCTGATATTCTGCATCTTTTAGCATGTTCTGGTTGTCCTTTATATGCTTTGTATATCAGTTTGTTAACTTCAGTTCTGGTCCTGATTACTGAAACTATTACTCTGATTTATTTCCTCTTACTAGCAAAGTGTGATGAATTTACAGGCTGTGACAAGTCTATGCTGGCAAAGAACAAAACCTGTAATAGTCAATGAAAACAATTGCACAACAGAAATGGCTCTTCTGGGCAGTGCTGTGGAGGATTCAATTTTAATGCCTGACCCACTTCCTGCGATGATATCATCAAGCCTAACAACTACTATGACAACATCAGGTTCCAGAACCACTGTTCGTTCAGGTTCTGTGGACTCGTTTTCTTTTCCAGAAGGCTTCCCAGGATCTACATCTGGGAGACCAGGTTTATCTCCATCTGAAGAAACACCCATACGAAGTAGTTTGTGGAAAGGTGGATCTTTGACAAGATTACACGCTCCTCGTAacttcaaggatgatatggaggTCTTTTCTCCTCTCATTGAAGTTCAGCCGATTACACCTTCACTTGATAAGTTATGGGATGATCAGGAaggttttaaaaaggattttgatAAGAAATCATCTTTGCTATTTCCTTCTCTAAGGTTTccccttccagttgagggtggcAATGAGAATCTCCCCGTATTTGATTGGAAATCAAGTTCCTTGCCCAATCAGGTTTGGATCTTGTTTGGTTATTGATGCCTTGATTTATTTACGTTTGGAAAACAAATTATTTCCTTTATTGCAGGACATTTGGTAAAATTTTGACTTGCTCTTCCATATACAAAAATGGTCGACTTATTTGTCAAAATTTATATGGTGTTGGATGCAAAATGGTGGTTTTGATATCTAGTTGAAGTAACTAATTTCTTAATTCCTTCATTGTTGGGTGCTAATAATttgtggaaacagcctctctaccttgtaggggtaaggtctgcgtacacactGCCCTCCCCAGACcacacttgtgggattacacggtatgttgttgttgtccaGAAAGTGGTCAGTATTCTAAAGCTGAAATCAGTGACTGGGTTTAACATTAAAATGCATGAGTTCTTTTCCTTTCTTGACAAATATTTCGTATCTGACATTCCTGCAGGAGGACGCTTCTTTTGCACAGTTGTCTTCTACTCCTATATCTTCCCGTAGTGATGACTCTTCCACCATAACTCCTCCAGAAGCTTGGGGTGGTGAGAGATTATCTGATAGATTATCTCACCTTCGGCAGTCAGGAAACATGCCTTCCCGTTTTGCAATCTCGACATCTGGTCCTCTTGCACCAGGAACTATGTTATCTGGATTACAGGATAATTTTCCAGCAACTCAGAGTATCAGCTCTTTGACTAGTTCTAGTCTGAGTTCNNNNNNNNNNNNNNNNNNNNNNNNNNNNNNNNNNNNNNNNNNNNNNNNNNNNNNNNNNNNNNNNNNNNNNNNNNNNNNNNNNNNNNNNNNNNNNNNNNNNGGGTTTGACcggattgggttaagtgggccgggttagggtgggttttaatttttttactgattGGCCCGGCCTGGCTAGCGTCAAAACCGGCCcttaaccggccctcaacccggttaaaatggaAGGACCGATTCTGAGTTGGCCCGGctcggcccgtttgacacctatATATTCAGTataagtgttagaatatgagtaggaataagaATTGTATATAAAATTCTACTTAGATAAGGATTTTCTCTGTCATATATTGTCTAGTCCTAGGGGTGTTGATAGACTTGTGGAGTGTTGAGTTCTCAAATCAAAAGGTGATGATTCATTAGCTTTCTCATACGGtcttagattattcccacttagCTTGCTTGAGTTAGACCAACATCCATTTTCTTAGGCCAACATCCATTTTCTTAGGGAGAAATAAGTTACATAATTGGGGCCAACCTCTAATCAATATAAATATTCCATCATCTATCAAACTAACTAATATTCATATTGAATTCAATTCGGACAAAGATTCTTCAATGTTTCAAAAGAAATTTAACATATCTAAAAACTATATAACAAAATGCAAGGAGAGATTcgaaaaatttatgatcaaagtCACATTTGCCGGCTAATTTTGTTGAGTGGAGggctatatatatatttatgcgaATTCCCCCCTTTATTGCTCCTACACAAAATGGGCAAAGTGATAATTGGTCATTTTTGAGACAAGT contains:
- the LOC107839274 gene encoding protein NEDD1-like, producing the protein MNLQAVTSLCWQRTKPVIVNENNCTTEMALLGSAVEDSILMPDPLPAMISSSLTTTMTTSGSRTTVRSGSVDSFSFPEGFPGSTSGRPGLSPSEETPIRSSLWKGGSLTRLHAPRNFKDDMEVFSPLIEVQPITPSLDKLWDDQEGFKKDFDKKSSLLFPSLRFPLPVEGGNENLPVFDWKSSSLPNQEDASFAQLSSTPISSRSDDSSTITPPEAWGGERLSDRLSHLRQSGNMPSRFAISTSGPLAPGTMLSGLQDNFPATQSISSLTSSSLKFHFETSLSKWRPFCMQNIGSSDCVTPVAGSPFLATVQRKIEKEAIAGLDSDRIGDGGAV